A portion of the Lolium rigidum isolate FL_2022 chromosome 1, APGP_CSIRO_Lrig_0.1, whole genome shotgun sequence genome contains these proteins:
- the LOC124665283 gene encoding ankyrin-3-like encodes MGKQEREEVLLFAASEGNLRLLKKMARGLDSGGQGEASVMATVTDGEGNRALHLAAAAGSVEVCRYIVEDLRLDVNQPNFKGETPLFYSAFYGGAAAARYLIDHGADPLAGKIWSPLHAAAAKGNFEIVELLLSRGINVDLHSVQGTPLHAAALHKQDCMMKFLLEHHADPNKVCSLNYTPLSWAMRTKSLECVKLLIQAGADVNFVDFSGITNLILAVQYGLPGTVQCLLDTGANPNIPDEFGRTPIEFAASEGRRDMVEMLFPLTSPIPTLPEWSIDGIISHVESFGLKPRDKQKCEKRRTGLKQKAKEAFQREQYFIASQFYSCVMAFDPSPDDRVTILANLSLCSLRGGNGSGALSYATMCRMARPHWPKACYRQGAAFMLQKDYEKACEAFADGLKLDPKSAEIANALREAREAAKNAC; translated from the exons ATGGGGAAGCAGGAGCGGGAGGAGGTGCTACTCTTCGCCGCCTCCGAAGGCAACCTCCGCCTCCTCAAGA AGATGGCGCGGGGTCTCGACTCGGGGGGCCAAGGCGAGGCCTCCGTGATGGCGACGGTGACGGATGGCGAAGGGAACcgcgcgctgcacctggcggccgCGGCGGGGAGTGTTGAGGTCTGCAGGTACATCGTCGAGGACCTCCGCCTCGATGTCAATCAACCCAACTTCAAAG GTGAGACACCGCTGTTCTATTCTGCCTTTTATGGAGGAGCTGCTGCTGCAAGATATCTTATTGATCATGGTGCTGATCCATTAGCTGGCAAAATATGGTCACCTCTCCATGCCGCTGCAGCAAAAG GAAATTTTGAAATAGTAGAACTGCTGCTTTCAAGAGGAATCAATGTGGATTTACATTCTGTACAAGGGACACCGTTGCATGCAGCTGCTCTACACAAGCAAGACTGCATGATGAAATTTTTGTTGGAGCACCATGCCGAT CCTAATAAGGTTTGCAGTCTTAATTATACTCCATTGAGTTGGGCCATGCGTACTAAGTCACTAGAATGTGTGAAGCTACTCATTCAG GCAGGTGCTGATGTGAATTTCGTTGACTTCAGTGGTATTACTAACTTGATTTTGGCCGTGCAATATGGCTTACCTGGCACCGTGCAATGCTTACTAGATACTGGTGCTAACCCCAATATTCCAGATGAA TTTGGTAGAACACCTATTGAATTTGCTGCTTCTGAAGGCAGAAGGGACATGGTTGAAATGTTATTCCCTTTAACTTCTCCAATTCCAACACTGCCCGAATGGAGTATCGATGGAATCATTTCTCATGTGGAATCCTTTGGTTTGAAACCGAGG GATAAACAGAAGTGTGAAAAGAGAAGAACTGGACTGAAACAGAAAGCTAAGGAGGCCTTTCAGAGAGAGCAATATTTTATAGCGTCGCAGTTCTATAGTTGT GTAATGGCATTTGACCCTAGTCCAGATGATCGTGTAACCATATTGGCAAATCTGAGTCTTTGCTCGTTGCGTGGCGGGAACGGAAGCGGTGCTCTCTCCTATGCTACTATGTGCAGAATGGCACGACCTCATTGGCCAAAAGCCTGTTATCGACAAGGGGCAGCTTTTATGTTACAGAAG GACTATGAGAAAGCATGTGAGGCTTTTGCAGATGGCTTGAAGCTTGACCCTAAGAGTGCTGAAATTGCAAATGCTTTAAG
- the LOC124665295 gene encoding peroxidase P7-like: MSFSKGSWVALGLVLFAALVSSVNGDHKLSARYYDKTCPNVQRVVRTVMANKVAGDPTVAPALLRLFFHDCFANGCDASILLDSTPFSESEKDAVPNTSVRGYEVIDEIKSVLEHDCPATVSCSDIIALASRDAVGMLGGPSWRMPLGRKDSRTADMYGAENLPTPHDNFTALVSTFRERGLNARDMTALSGAHTVGMANCENYRDRVNDNVDIDASFAETRRKTCPAGDSEGGMAPFVQTPLRFDNAYYKDLIARRGLLSSDQALYGAGGRQDALVEMYSKKGEMFTRDFAKAMVKMGNISPSEKTPVEVRLNCRMVNW; this comes from the exons ATGTCCTTCTCCAAGGGCTCTTGGGTCGCGCTtggcttggtcctcttcgctgctCTCGTGTCCTCCGTCAATGGCGACCACAAGCTCTCGGCCAGGTACTACGACAAGACGTGCCCCAACGTCCAGCGAGTAGTGCGGACGGTCATGGCGAACAAGGTCGCTGGCGATCCGACGGTGGCACCCGCCCTCCTCCGGCTCTTCTTTCACGACTGCTTCGCCAAC GGATGTGACGCCTCCATTCTCCTGGATAGCACGCCCTTCTCCGAGAGCGAGAAGGATGCGGTGCCCAACACTTCCGTCCGCGGATACGAGGTGATCGACGAGATCAAATCCGTGTTGGAGCATGACtgcccggccaccgtctcctgcTCCGACATAATCGCCCTCGCTTCCCGCGACGCCGTCGGCATGCTCGGAGGGCCCAGCTGGAGAATGCCACTCGGCCGCAAGGACTCACGCACGGCGGACATGTACGGCGCTGAGAACCTCCCGACCCCACATGACAACTTCACCGCGCTCGTCTCCACGTTCAGAGAGCGTGGCCTCAATGCTCGCGACATGACCGCGCTCTCCGGCGCGCACACGGTCGGGATGGCCAACTGCGAGAATTATAGAGATCGCGTCAACGACAATGTCGACATCGACGCCTCCTTCGCCGAGACAAGGCGGAAGACATGTCCAGCTGGTGATAGTGAAGGTGGCATGGCGCCGTTTGTTCAAACGCCCTTGAGATTTGACAATGCCTATTACAAGGATCTGATAGCGCGACGTGGCCTTCTCAGCTCTGACCAGGCGCTCTACGGCGCGGGTGGGCGGCAAGATGCTCTCGTGGAGATGTacagcaaaaagggtgagatgttCACGAGGGACTTTGCCAAGGCCATGGTAAAGATGGGTAACATATCGCCATCCGAGAAGACACCGGTGGAGGTTAGACTCAACTGCAGGATGGTCAACTGGTGA